The sequence below is a genomic window from Streptomyces sp. NBC_00582.
ACCAGTTCCGCGAGCGGCAGCCCGAGGACGTACGCGACCCGCGCGAGGGTGCTGAAGGTCGGGTTGGTCTCACCGGCCTCAAGGGCCTGAAGCGTTCGCCGGTCGACGCCGGCAGCGAGGTAGACGGCTTCCTGGGTGGCACGCAGCTCGAGCCTGCGCGCCAGGACCCGGGCCCCGATCACCTGGCTCTGGACACGGATCCATTCGTCGCCGTCAGGCAGATCACGCAGCACTCGA
It includes:
- a CDS encoding helix-turn-helix domain-containing protein, which codes for MLRDLPDGDEWIRVQSQVIGARVLARRLELRATQEAVYLAAGVDRRTLQALEAGETNPTFSTLARVAYVLGLPLAELVA